The Candidatus Izemoplasma sp. genome has a window encoding:
- a CDS encoding FprA family A-type flavoprotein has translation MNNVRINDGIFMFTMNLDDILFESMWELPDGVSMNSYLVKGDKVAIVDGVIGWDGVPETLYAHLKTMDITVDDIDYVVVNHMEPDHSGWLENLKEITTDFTILVTAKGAQFISSYYGDAFHIQVVEEGDTVDLGQGKVLSFHPTPNVHWPETMLTYEQSTQTLFSCDMYGGFGTLQASVFYQELSESDQAHFDYETVRYFSNVLTTFSPMVKRAIQKTEELNVNMIAPGHGPVYKDSVNKIIDQYKQYCEYANGDGDNKITILVGSMYGVTEKAVAAIESYLSDKDITVSTLKLPYATKSDVVTEVFTAKGIIVAASTYEYRMFPPVAHAIDECGRKKITNKKALYFGSYGWNASAEKDLMGIISNYRMKWTFVDPISFEGAANKETIHKIKSGVDALLESMQ, from the coding sequence ATGAATAATGTGAGGATTAATGACGGCATATTCATGTTCACAATGAACTTAGATGATATCTTATTCGAAAGTATGTGGGAGTTGCCAGATGGCGTCAGTATGAATTCTTATCTCGTTAAAGGAGATAAGGTCGCTATTGTCGATGGTGTGATTGGATGGGACGGTGTCCCAGAAACACTTTATGCGCATTTGAAGACGATGGATATAACAGTAGATGATATTGATTACGTTGTGGTAAATCATATGGAACCCGATCATTCTGGTTGGCTTGAAAACCTAAAAGAAATAACGACAGATTTTACAATTTTAGTCACCGCAAAAGGCGCACAGTTTATTTCATCTTATTATGGGGATGCGTTTCATATTCAAGTTGTTGAAGAAGGGGACACTGTTGATTTAGGACAAGGAAAAGTACTCAGTTTTCATCCAACGCCTAATGTGCATTGGCCAGAAACTATGTTAACGTATGAACAGTCAACACAAACCTTATTCTCGTGTGATATGTATGGCGGGTTTGGTACGTTACAAGCGTCTGTGTTTTATCAAGAATTAAGTGAGTCCGATCAAGCCCATTTTGATTATGAAACAGTGCGATACTTTTCTAATGTTCTTACAACGTTTTCACCGATGGTAAAACGGGCAATTCAAAAAACAGAAGAGCTTAATGTCAATATGATCGCGCCAGGACATGGTCCGGTATATAAAGACAGTGTGAACAAAATTATTGATCAATATAAACAATATTGTGAGTATGCGAACGGTGATGGAGACAATAAGATTACCATTCTTGTTGGCTCTATGTATGGTGTCACAGAAAAAGCAGTAGCGGCTATTGAAAGCTATTTATCAGATAAAGATATTACCGTATCGACACTGAAGTTACCATATGCGACTAAGAGTGATGTAGTTACAGAAGTCTTTACAGCTAAAGGAATTATTGTTGCCGCATCAACGTATGAATATCGTATGTTCCCCCCTGTAGCGCATGCGATTGATGAATGTGGTCGTAAGAAAATAACGAATAAAAAAGCATTATACTTTGGTTCATATGGATGGAATGCAAGTGCTGAAAAAGATTTAATGGGGATTATTTCAAATTACCGGATGAAATGGACGTTTGTTGATCCTATTTCTTTTGAAGGCGCAGCCAATAAAGAGACTATTCATAAGATTAAATCAGGTGTCGATGCCCTTTTAGAAAGTATGCAATAA
- the pulA gene encoding type I pullulanase yields the protein MKLIKKLVMMITLITALFVSTHMTVHAADATELVVHYFRYDQSYDDWSLWLWQYQPNAGEGQQYDFNGTDDYGVYYEHTLADTHLEGASQVGVIVRTDDWAKDVGQDRYIDMSSPNSSGEVHVYLVQNDPTIYYSLENADVSNKILSAAFEDENTISFNATSNVSSDKVTLLKGDTSVPISNFSMSDWTGSFDIDEPVDLSKKYTLEIDFGDDTNATSSVGFDGFYESDAFNEAYGYDGELGAIYSETETTFKLWAPISDAITLNLYTAGHDASTTDYQGNVGVDDPYETHTMTLGDKGVWSVTVSGDLDKVYYTFSVTNGEYTNELVDPYAYSTGVNGDRGMVINFDRYNPDNWSSDTRPDTIDSYTDAIIYELHVRDLTSHETWNGTEDLRGKFLGLVEEGTTYQNVTTGFDHIRDLGVTHVQLLPVFDHGIIDETRLNDPSYYDIQDGIFNWGYMPENFNALEGSYSTDPFNGEVRVEEYKEMIQTFHENDIRVIMDVVYNHTGKSADSNFDMILPGYYFRMNDDGTFSNGSGTGNETASERYMFNKYMVDSLTYWVEEFHIDGFRFDLMKLHDVDTMNDIEAALHAIDPTIMIYGEPWTGGTSQLPDSEAAYNANLGEMPGVAVFNDDTRDGIKGSVFEAADKGFVQGNNYADARVLLGITGATEQPNLPLGALPKGPWAHSPNQAINYVTAHDNNTLHDKLFLSTFASPETLVRMQRQANALILTSQGVPFLHAGVEMMRTKPCVVIDGVAQGECDSQNRFDHNSYRSPDETNQINWNWKVDYYETYEYYRALIHLRKTKDVFTLETTEAITEHLQLILDDQSGFVSFLLHDDDDPWKTTYFLYNNGYESRDVTLLEGTWHVVATTDDIGAIEENGLSTLYVQEGGQTITLGVNDTLIMYSEERVEYDGDLIGADTPTEDNSTGFFSSTNFTALVIVGTAVIGALVLFIVRKKQSL from the coding sequence ATGAAATTAATAAAAAAATTAGTGATGATGATAACGCTAATCACGGCGCTATTTGTCTCAACGCATATGACCGTTCATGCAGCGGATGCTACTGAACTGGTGGTACACTATTTCCGTTACGATCAATCGTATGATGACTGGTCGTTATGGTTATGGCAATATCAACCAAACGCTGGAGAAGGTCAACAATACGACTTTAACGGGACCGATGATTATGGGGTTTACTATGAACATACTTTAGCCGATACCCATTTAGAGGGGGCGAGCCAAGTTGGTGTCATTGTCAGAACCGATGACTGGGCAAAAGATGTTGGACAAGATCGCTATATTGATATGTCAAGTCCTAATAGTTCTGGAGAGGTTCATGTTTACTTAGTACAAAATGACCCAACGATCTACTATTCACTAGAGAATGCAGATGTTTCGAACAAAATCTTATCGGCAGCTTTTGAAGATGAAAATACGATATCGTTTAATGCAACAAGCAATGTATCATCTGATAAAGTTACGTTGTTAAAAGGTGATACATCTGTCCCAATATCTAATTTTAGTATGTCTGACTGGACGGGATCATTTGATATTGATGAGCCTGTTGATTTATCTAAAAAATATACCCTTGAGATCGACTTTGGGGACGACACCAATGCGACATCATCTGTCGGCTTTGATGGATTTTATGAAAGTGATGCGTTCAATGAAGCGTATGGTTACGATGGTGAACTGGGTGCAATTTATTCTGAAACAGAAACGACCTTTAAATTATGGGCACCAATCAGTGATGCTATTACATTAAACCTTTATACTGCTGGACATGATGCCAGTACTACTGACTATCAAGGAAATGTCGGTGTTGATGATCCGTATGAAACACATACAATGACTTTAGGTGATAAAGGGGTATGGTCAGTGACTGTATCTGGTGACTTAGATAAGGTGTATTATACATTTTCTGTCACAAATGGTGAGTATACAAATGAGTTAGTTGATCCGTATGCCTACTCTACTGGTGTTAATGGAGACCGGGGTATGGTTATTAACTTTGATCGATACAATCCCGATAATTGGTCATCCGACACCCGACCAGATACTATTGACAGCTATACAGACGCGATTATATATGAGCTTCATGTCAGAGATTTAACCAGTCATGAAACATGGAATGGTACAGAGGATTTACGTGGTAAGTTCTTAGGCTTGGTTGAAGAGGGGACAACATATCAAAATGTAACAACAGGCTTTGATCATATACGTGATTTAGGTGTTACCCACGTTCAATTATTACCTGTTTTCGATCACGGTATTATTGATGAGACAAGATTAAATGATCCAAGTTATTATGATATTCAAGACGGTATCTTCAATTGGGGATATATGCCTGAAAACTTTAATGCGTTAGAAGGTAGTTACTCAACCGATCCATTTAATGGTGAAGTGCGCGTTGAAGAATATAAAGAAATGATTCAAACTTTCCACGAAAATGATATTCGCGTTATTATGGATGTTGTTTATAACCATACTGGAAAATCAGCTGACTCAAACTTTGATATGATATTACCTGGTTACTACTTTAGAATGAATGATGATGGTACATTTTCTAATGGTAGTGGCACGGGGAATGAAACAGCGAGTGAGCGTTATATGTTTAATAAATATATGGTTGATTCATTAACCTATTGGGTCGAGGAATTTCACATTGATGGATTCCGCTTTGATTTAATGAAACTTCATGATGTCGATACAATGAATGATATCGAAGCTGCCTTACATGCAATTGATCCAACCATTATGATTTATGGTGAACCATGGACTGGCGGTACATCACAGTTACCAGACAGTGAAGCAGCTTATAATGCCAATTTAGGCGAGATGCCTGGTGTCGCTGTATTTAATGATGATACCCGTGATGGGATAAAAGGTAGTGTCTTTGAAGCCGCTGATAAAGGGTTTGTACAAGGAAATAACTATGCCGATGCAAGAGTGTTACTCGGCATTACAGGTGCGACTGAGCAACCTAATTTACCATTAGGTGCTTTACCTAAAGGACCTTGGGCACACAGTCCAAATCAAGCAATAAACTACGTTACTGCACACGATAATAATACCTTACATGATAAATTGTTCTTATCTACGTTTGCCTCACCTGAGACCTTAGTCAGAATGCAAAGGCAAGCAAATGCCTTAATCTTAACATCGCAAGGTGTTCCGTTCTTACATGCTGGGGTTGAAATGATGCGCACTAAACCATGTGTTGTCATAGATGGCGTTGCACAAGGGGAATGTGATAGCCAAAATCGTTTTGATCATAACAGCTATCGTTCGCCAGATGAAACCAACCAAATTAATTGGAACTGGAAAGTGGACTATTATGAAACATATGAATATTATCGTGCACTCATTCATCTACGTAAAACAAAGGATGTCTTCACACTCGAAACAACAGAAGCGATAACCGAGCATTTACAGTTAATCTTAGATGATCAATCAGGTTTTGTCTCGTTCTTACTCCATGACGATGATGACCCATGGAAAACAACTTACTTCCTGTATAATAATGGCTATGAGTCACGTGATGTGACATTATTAGAAGGTACATGGCATGTTGTTGCGACAACAGATGATATTGGAGCCATTGAAGAAAATGGACTCTCTACATTATATGTTCAAGAAGGGGGGCAAACAATTACCCTTGGTGTCAATGATACTCTCATAATGTATTCTGAAGAACGGGTTGAGTATGATGGTGATTTAATCGGAGCCGATACCCCTACAGAAGACAATAGTACAGGGTTTTTCTCATCGACAAACTTTACTGCTCTTGTAATTGTTGGAACCGCTGTAATTGGCGCGTTAGTCTTGTTTATCGTCAGAAAGAAACAGTCATTATAA
- a CDS encoding alpha-amylase family glycosyl hydrolase, whose protein sequence is MKKILTLLGILLLSLTLAACQQTTDPKDNDNNDDDMSWKKEYDMVDTSPHFEENVDVCYQIFPISYADSNNDGYGDLQGITNNLDYLSETLNVDCLWLNPIHPSNTYHKYDVIDYYAIDDRLGTLDDYETLLEEAETRGIKVLMDFVVNHTADDHPWFINSRSSKESDYRDWYIWNDLSDKAAYPSQDGWYFDNGEYYYASFWDQMPELNLDNPEVREELKSIATFWLDKGVDGFRIDAAKHLYDLNEYPRGTNLLEENTGFFKELNAHIKSINPDSFIVGEIWSESSSYIGNFYEGMDSTFNFPLSEAIIDGLLTGTATPITDVMVDLDAEYSETRETYIDSIFLTNHDQNRIIDQLNGNLEKAQLAAAINFTLPGISWVYYGEELGMTGVKPDESIRQPFIWGEDDPRNVQGQSGGIADWNPYNAALDGVIKQLANTSSMLNHYQTLITLKQTNQALAHGDFMMVNNDHSRLLAYLMVADNQTLLIIHNMSQLEQSVSHTLSTHTVLYGSDTINLTDSMLTLDPLESVVIEIDETDVTLTE, encoded by the coding sequence ATGAAAAAAATACTAACATTACTTGGAATCTTGTTATTGTCTTTGACATTAGCCGCATGTCAACAGACCACAGATCCAAAGGATAACGATAATAATGATGATGATATGTCTTGGAAAAAAGAGTATGATATGGTTGACACATCACCTCATTTTGAAGAAAATGTTGATGTGTGCTACCAAATTTTCCCAATATCTTATGCCGATAGCAATAATGATGGCTATGGTGACCTACAAGGCATCACAAACAATCTAGATTATTTAAGCGAAACGTTGAACGTTGATTGTTTATGGTTAAACCCAATTCATCCATCGAATACTTACCATAAATATGATGTCATAGATTATTATGCCATAGATGATCGCTTAGGAACATTAGACGATTATGAAACATTACTTGAAGAAGCAGAAACAAGAGGGATTAAAGTCTTAATGGACTTTGTTGTTAATCATACCGCAGATGACCATCCATGGTTTATTAATTCACGAAGTTCGAAAGAAAGTGATTATAGAGATTGGTACATCTGGAATGACTTAAGTGATAAAGCAGCGTATCCTTCACAAGATGGGTGGTATTTTGATAATGGAGAATACTATTATGCCAGTTTTTGGGATCAAATGCCAGAACTCAATTTAGATAATCCAGAGGTTCGTGAAGAACTGAAATCTATCGCTACATTTTGGTTAGATAAAGGTGTGGATGGATTTCGTATTGATGCGGCCAAACATTTATATGATTTAAATGAATATCCCCGAGGAACCAATTTATTAGAGGAAAATACAGGTTTCTTTAAAGAACTCAATGCTCATATCAAATCAATCAATCCAGATAGTTTTATTGTTGGCGAGATTTGGAGTGAATCATCAAGTTACATTGGAAATTTTTATGAGGGTATGGACTCCACTTTTAACTTTCCATTGAGTGAGGCAATTATTGATGGATTACTCACAGGGACCGCTACCCCGATTACAGATGTGATGGTGGATTTAGATGCCGAATACAGCGAAACCCGTGAAACTTATATTGACTCAATCTTTCTAACAAACCATGATCAAAACCGTATTATTGATCAACTCAATGGTAATCTTGAAAAAGCACAACTTGCCGCAGCTATTAACTTCACCTTACCGGGTATATCTTGGGTGTATTATGGTGAAGAATTAGGCATGACAGGTGTTAAACCAGATGAAAGTATCCGTCAACCATTTATTTGGGGAGAAGATGATCCCCGTAATGTCCAAGGACAGAGTGGTGGTATTGCAGATTGGAATCCTTATAATGCCGCATTAGACGGAGTCATTAAGCAATTAGCGAACACCTCTTCAATGCTTAACCATTACCAAACCTTGATCACTTTAAAACAAACCAATCAAGCATTGGCACATGGTGATTTCATGATGGTGAATAATGATCATAGTCGGTTGTTGGCATATCTTATGGTCGCAGACAATCAAACCCTATTGATCATCCATAACATGAGTCAATTAGAACAATCTGTATCACATACACTGAGTACACACACTGTACTTTATGGCAGTGACACAATCAATCTCACTGATAGTATGTTAACACTCGATCCTTTAGAATCAGTGGTGATTGAGATTGATGAGACGGATGTGACATTGACTGAATAA
- a CDS encoding extracellular solute-binding protein has protein sequence MRKLLLVVASFVAVFALSACNTDRGYTDCETPDGTQACWSSEDERFRWEEGAVIEIGVDNDDMGAALVAAWNAAYPELQDKVVFRNYGSANGDSSGVQGIETGQGEAPDVALVIDNEVTGRVANLLPLHEYFGDLGSEQTHEVVYETINAKGDYYLPAFYDGMTFSWNKTMLEALNVDLTDENEDGLPEAFDTWEEIFAMADETTDRPQFEGKDILEWYPISLGEPWSAYSSLTAGGWQLFSSGDLTDPGFDDPAFQEGLAFIKEFASHDMSVDETGTKKAAASMGWRWDAYLDGAYPFSLVGTWMNVDGKEAEHGYDFKFSAMPTYDGVQLTPLMKTKGFVVNAFTEYPSAASEVLRWLYTQDTIEVMINSSAYLPALQTDASIYPVIDSENKEEFAYGMRFNTLEPAGSLPNADTVRAMNVYYSISIENFYREVWDGTMTPAAAQTDIHSAAEQWVNDNNVSE, from the coding sequence ATGAGAAAATTATTATTAGTAGTAGCTTCCTTTGTGGCCGTATTTGCATTATCTGCATGTAACACTGACCGTGGATACACAGATTGTGAAACGCCAGATGGAACGCAAGCATGTTGGAGTTCAGAAGATGAACGCTTCCGTTGGGAAGAAGGCGCAGTCATTGAGATTGGTGTCGATAATGACGATATGGGTGCAGCTTTAGTTGCAGCATGGAACGCAGCATATCCTGAACTACAGGATAAAGTTGTCTTTAGAAACTATGGATCAGCTAATGGAGATTCTAGTGGTGTTCAAGGTATCGAAACTGGTCAAGGTGAAGCACCAGATGTTGCTTTAGTTATTGATAACGAGGTGACTGGACGCGTTGCTAACTTATTACCATTACATGAATACTTTGGTGATTTAGGTTCAGAACAAACGCACGAAGTTGTATATGAAACAATCAATGCCAAAGGAGATTATTACTTACCGGCATTTTATGATGGTATGACATTCTCTTGGAACAAGACAATGTTAGAAGCATTAAATGTTGATTTAACAGATGAAAATGAAGATGGATTACCAGAAGCATTTGACACTTGGGAAGAAATTTTCGCAATGGCTGATGAAACAACTGATCGTCCACAATTCGAAGGTAAAGACATTTTAGAATGGTATCCTATCTCTTTAGGTGAACCATGGAGTGCTTACTCTAGTTTAACTGCTGGTGGATGGCAATTATTCTCATCAGGAGATTTAACTGACCCAGGGTTTGATGACCCAGCATTCCAAGAGGGATTAGCATTTATCAAAGAATTTGCTAGCCATGATATGAGTGTTGATGAAACCGGAACTAAAAAAGCAGCAGCCTCTATGGGTTGGAGATGGGATGCATACTTAGATGGTGCGTATCCATTCTCACTTGTCGGAACTTGGATGAACGTTGATGGTAAAGAAGCAGAACATGGATATGACTTTAAATTCTCTGCAATGCCAACATATGATGGTGTTCAATTAACACCATTAATGAAAACCAAAGGGTTTGTTGTTAATGCCTTTACAGAGTATCCATCTGCAGCTAGTGAAGTCTTAAGATGGTTATATACTCAAGACACTATAGAAGTTATGATCAATAGTTCAGCTTACTTGCCTGCATTACAAACGGATGCAAGTATCTACCCTGTAATTGATTCTGAAAACAAAGAAGAGTTTGCATATGGTATGCGCTTTAATACATTAGAACCTGCTGGTTCATTACCAAATGCTGATACTGTTCGCGCAATGAATGTTTACTATAGTATTTCTATTGAAAACTTCTACCGTGAAGTATGGGATGGTACAATGACGCCTGCAGCTGCACAAACCGATATACACAGTGCTGCGGAACAATGGGTTAACGATAACAACGTATCGGAATAA
- a CDS encoding ABC transporter permease subunit, producing the protein MTVKERINRFFRRLTVKKVIIGVLVYGWLGLMLVIVFTPVLWMISASFTDATQLSQVPVIPKFSEWSIVNYKELFTEKSTNTQAFSDYIQAFLTTLMIAVTNTILVVSLSSLVGFAFSRYRFKGKKRVLLTMMGLQMFPSFMGMLALFMFFRQFGLLNNPFALTLIYVAGSIPYNTFIVRGFMRNIPKSLDEAAAIDGATNLQVLIRIIIPLAVPIMGFIAVNAFMQPWLDYILPSVIMPQRDTVAIWLFRFMDPLGHEYDPIKFMTGALFLAVPIMLVQIYMQKYLVYGLTQGAEKG; encoded by the coding sequence ATGACAGTAAAAGAACGTATAAACCGTTTCTTTAGAAGGCTAACGGTTAAAAAAGTCATAATCGGCGTATTAGTGTATGGATGGCTTGGATTAATGTTAGTGATTGTCTTCACACCAGTATTATGGATGATATCAGCATCATTCACAGATGCAACACAATTATCTCAAGTGCCCGTTATTCCTAAGTTTAGTGAGTGGAGTATTGTAAACTATAAAGAATTATTTACTGAAAAATCTACAAATACTCAAGCATTTAGTGATTATATTCAAGCATTCTTAACAACTCTTATGATTGCTGTGACGAATACGATCTTAGTTGTATCATTGTCGTCCTTAGTAGGGTTTGCTTTTTCGCGTTATCGCTTTAAAGGAAAAAAACGTGTCTTACTGACAATGATGGGTCTTCAAATGTTCCCATCATTTATGGGAATGCTTGCATTGTTTATGTTCTTTAGACAATTTGGATTACTCAATAATCCCTTTGCTTTAACGTTAATTTATGTGGCGGGAAGTATTCCATATAATACGTTTATAGTACGAGGATTTATGCGTAATATTCCGAAGTCATTGGATGAGGCAGCAGCCATTGATGGCGCGACGAACTTACAGGTACTCATTAGAATTATTATCCCACTTGCAGTACCGATTATGGGATTCATTGCGGTTAATGCCTTCATGCAACCATGGTTAGATTATATCTTACCATCAGTTATCATGCCACAACGTGATACTGTTGCCATTTGGCTATTTAGATTTATGGATCCATTAGGGCATGAATATGATCCAATTAAATTTATGACCGGTGCTTTATTCTTAGCTGTACCGATTATGTTGGTACAAATTTATATGCAAAAATATCTTGTTTATGGTTTAACACAAGGTGCCGAAAAAGGATAA
- a CDS encoding ABC transporter permease subunit, which translates to MDQESRFKRGLIKVGSFLHERILMSVWRFFKQLVLGIYNFFKRLFLGIVNFFPKIYHAIKEEPKAALKGISSFLLPGLGQVRNKQWYKALPIFLVFFIFILIEIFTSNYIYAISGEIQEFPAAAGEPFYFFRDYGGFFTKGIWGLFTLGKLVLGDTYRGETIVIFDKIFTWKSADNSQVLLGEGTIAISLLLLLGATWYFAIKDAFQSHIDIRETGEVEDYKTFIRRVWDDFFAYIIIIPAVILIVFFTLIPFLFSFLVAFTSWTGRVSIGEQLFSWQGLETFKLVFANPDWLKFFGDVLWWTIFYAFMSSVTVYVLGLIQALIIESKYVVFKRFFRVMLIIPWAIPALISLMLFRNVFADNFGLMNQILYEADMTDTVREFLRGISIFGKPLVGQASNGNVLWLTSPDNGLLAKSIIIIVNLWIGYPYFMMLTTGVLGTIPASLYEAADIDGATDTQKFRYITFPWVLRATAPVIITTFTFNFNNFGAIYFLSGGGPGYPTEAIPQSVRVLGAAPGQTDILISWIYKLTFQSTVNQYNLASVYSILIFIFIGLVAVYNLSKLKSFWEEE; encoded by the coding sequence ATGGATCAGGAAAGCAGATTCAAAAGAGGACTCATCAAAGTGGGCTCTTTTTTGCATGAAAGGATTCTTATGTCTGTTTGGCGGTTTTTCAAGCAGTTAGTCTTAGGAATATATAATTTCTTTAAGCGGCTTTTTTTAGGCATTGTTAACTTTTTCCCTAAAATATATCACGCGATTAAAGAAGAACCAAAAGCGGCATTAAAGGGAATTAGTAGTTTCTTATTACCTGGACTTGGACAAGTTAGAAACAAGCAATGGTATAAAGCATTACCAATCTTTTTAGTGTTTTTCATCTTTATTTTAATTGAGATTTTTACCAGCAATTATATTTATGCAATATCTGGTGAAATTCAGGAGTTTCCAGCAGCCGCTGGAGAACCATTTTATTTTTTCCGTGATTACGGCGGATTCTTTACAAAAGGTATTTGGGGCTTATTTACGTTAGGTAAATTGGTCTTAGGTGATACTTATCGTGGTGAAACCATAGTCATTTTTGATAAGATCTTTACTTGGAAAAGTGCTGATAACTCACAAGTTTTACTCGGTGAGGGTACGATTGCCATATCATTATTATTGTTGCTTGGCGCAACATGGTATTTTGCAATAAAAGATGCATTTCAATCTCACATAGATATCCGCGAAACTGGTGAAGTTGAAGACTACAAAACATTTATTCGCCGTGTATGGGATGATTTCTTTGCATATATCATTATTATCCCCGCAGTGATATTGATTGTCTTCTTTACATTGATTCCATTCTTGTTCAGTTTCTTAGTTGCTTTTACAAGCTGGACAGGCCGTGTGTCAATCGGTGAACAACTCTTTTCCTGGCAAGGATTAGAGACCTTTAAACTGGTATTTGCCAATCCTGACTGGTTGAAGTTCTTCGGGGATGTATTATGGTGGACAATATTCTATGCCTTTATGAGTAGTGTGACAGTCTATGTCCTTGGATTAATTCAAGCATTGATCATTGAAAGTAAATATGTTGTCTTTAAACGCTTCTTCCGTGTGATGTTAATTATTCCATGGGCGATACCGGCGTTAATTAGTTTAATGTTATTTAGAAATGTATTTGCGGACAACTTTGGTCTTATGAATCAGATATTATATGAAGCGGATATGACCGATACTGTCAGAGAGTTCTTACGAGGTATTTCAATCTTTGGTAAACCACTCGTTGGACAAGCTAGTAACGGAAATGTCCTATGGTTAACTTCCCCAGATAATGGATTGCTTGCTAAATCAATTATTATTATCGTTAACTTGTGGATAGGGTATCCATACTTCATGATGTTAACAACAGGAGTACTTGGCACTATTCCAGCGAGTCTGTATGAAGCGGCCGATATTGATGGTGCGACAGACACCCAGAAATTTCGATATATTACGTTCCCTTGGGTGTTACGTGCAACAGCGCCTGTTATTATAACCACGTTTACCTTTAATTTTAACAACTTTGGAGCGATTTATTTCCTTAGTGGTGGTGGACCAGGTTATCCAACTGAAGCCATACCTCAGAGTGTTCGTGTCTTAGGAGCTGCGCCTGGACAAACAGATATTTTAATTTCGTGGATTTATAAACTAACTTTCCAATCAACTGTTAATCAATATAATTTAGCAAGTGTCTATTCGATTTTAATCTTCATCTTTATTGGACTTGTTGCTGTATATAATCTCAGTAAACTTAAATCATTCTGGGAGGAGGAATAA